CTTGAATGTGAAGGCTTTTGTACAATAAACGGCAATCATCAGATTGATACATTGTTAATTGCCGGCGCTGCCGAAATAAATGGCTCAAATACAATCGGGCTGGCAACGTTGAATGATGTTGCCACAATCCGGGGAGATAATCAAATCCATCATTTGAGTGTAACGGGGCAAGGTTTCATTTCGGGTGAAAACAGCGTGTATTGGGCATTGCTGAATGGAAACAGCTACATTGGGGGGAACAATGTTTTTGATACATTGAACTTTACTCCGGGAAGAACGTACACTTTAGGAATCAAATCGGTGCTGACCATCAACCAGGAGTTCAATGCCACCGGAACCTGCTACGAACCCATCAGGATGTTGTCGGATACGAATGGCGTTCAGTCAACTATTGTCAAGCACAACGGATCATTCGAAAGCGGGTACCTTTCACTACGCGATTTGAATGCCGGAGGTTCGGTTCCATTTCTTGCCACGAATTCGGTTGATCTGGGAAACAATACCAACTGGACCATTGAAACCACATCGGGAAAAGACCTTTACTGGGTAAACGGAAGCGGCGCCTGGAGCGACCCTGATCATTGGGATGTTGTTTCGGGCGGTGCAGGCGGCTATTGCCCTCCAACTGAAATTGACAATGCATTTTTTGACCAGAACTCTTTTTCAGAACCCGATCAAACGGTTACGATTGATTTGATCAGCGCGGTTTGCAAAGACATGAGCTGGGAAAATGCAGGTTTTAATCCCACACTGGCCGGAGCTGATACCAACAGGTTATTTATTTATGGTTCGCTTTATTTCCGTCAGGCCATGGAAAACGATTTCGGAGGGATGGTGTTTTTCGAAGCCGAAGAGCCTGGCCAGGAGATCGTTTCATCGGATCAATCATTTCTCAATCACGTCTGGTTCAGTGGGCGTGGTGGTAATTGGTCGCTGATGGATGATTTCAATTCCAGCCAATATATTTTCTTTCAGCAGGGCGGGATCAACACACTTGGGAATACGGTGAACTGTTTTACTTTTAGTTCGACCGATACTACAACGCGATATCTTAACCTAAGTACATCAACAGTGAAACTCTATGGCTCGCTGACAGATGTCTGGCTGCTTAACGGGAATAATCTGTCATTTTTTGGCGATTCATCCCTTATACAATCTCAATTTCATTCCGGAAACATCGCAACCTTTAATGCTGAAACCAACAGGCCGGTTTACAACAACATTGAATTTTTTGGCGGCTCTTCTACATTAAAAAACATAAACGCCAATTGCATTTACAATACCGTAAAGTTTTATTCCGATTTTGGAACTGTTATCGGCGATTGCAAGATTGATTCCGTAACTTTTTATATGGCTTATGGAGTTTTGAATGATAGCGACACGATAGGCACAGCGATTTTTCACGGAACTGATGCATGGGTTAAAGGTGGTTCCCATGTGATTGACATTGCATATTTCTACAAAGATGCCACTGTTACAGGAACAAACACCATAGATACTGCACTGTTTTACCGCAACGCATGGATTGAAGGTGAAAACCTGATTGACACAACCATCGTTTACAACCAGGCAACCATACATGACAAAAACACTTTCCGCACAGCCACATTGCTTGGCGAAGGCCATATTTTTGGAACAAATACATTTACCGACCTTACCCTGACAAAAGCAAACGCATATTACTTTGAGCATGATCAAACCCAGACCATTGTTGATCATTTGAATGTCAAAGGTGGATGTACCGGATTGATCAGCCTGCAGTCGGATGAAAATACAAAACAGGCCACCCTGCACAAAGTGAATGGAGGAGTTACCGGCGATTATCTTTTGCTGAGGGATATGAAAGCCACAGGCAATAACCTGCCTTTCATCGCGAGTAACTCGGTGGATCTTGGGAATAACGAAGGCTGGGAAATAACATCCGGCGATCCGAAAGACCTATACTGGGTAAATGGAACCGGATACTGGAGCGACTCGTTGCACTGGTCAGGTACTTCGGGCGGCGATGGGGGCTATTGCATTCCCACACCCATTGACAATGTATTTTTTGACCAAAATTCATTTGTCACCCCTCAGGATACCGTGATTTTGAATCAGATCAATGCAACCTGCCACAATATGAGCTGGACAGGCGCGACAGGCGAGCCGGTTCTGAGAGGAACAGACACATTGAACCTGAGAATTTACGGTTCGTTGACATTAACTGAAAATTTGCAGAATAAATTTTTTGGCCCAATTTTTTTCGAAGCAACACTCCCGGACAAAACTGTCGAAAGTAAAGATGTTCAAATGATTGGCGAGGCAGTGTTTCAGGGTATCGGCGGTGGATGGACTTTGCTGGATGACTTCACCTCGATCAACAATGTAGATTTAAAACATGGCTCTTTGGATATCAATCAGAAACAATTGAAATGCCGGTCATTCACTTCCGATTATATCTTTCCGCGCCAGCTCGATGTTTCAGAAGCTACGGTTATTCTAACCGGAAATAATCTGGATGCCTGGCATTTGAGAACCAACAATTTGCAGTTTATTGGCGATCAATCTATCATCATTTCGGAAGGAAACAATGGATTACTAAGAACAGAAGGAGGGGGCAGGCTGAATTACGATCAGGTAATACTGAAAGGTTCCACCTCACGCATTTACAACGTCAATACAAAAGTGAGTTACAACGCCGCTATCTTCGAACAGATGGGCAGCGTGCACGGCGACTGTAATATTGATTCACTGGTATTTGGCGGCTCGGGCAGTGTGTACGATTCTGATTCGATCAACTATGCCAGGTTTTTTGGCCCTGACGGAAACATCATCGGCGGGCAGCATGTGATCAATACCTTGATTTTTGATGCAAATGGTTCGATATCAGGAAACAATTCGATTGATACGACAATTATTCATGGACGGGGAAATATTTCAGGGACAAACAAAATCAACAAAACTCTGATCGTTGGCGGCAAAGCCACCATCGCCGGAGAAAACGATTTTGGCCAGACTGTGTTGTTAAGTAATGGCGACATTTCGGGGGCAAACCAATTTGAATCGCTGAAACTCACCCCTGGCAATCTTTACGAACTGGAAGAAAATATTAGTCAAACAATTACAGATCAATTTCAAATTCGTGGAAACAACTGCTTTCCCATCACAATGAGATCGAAACTACAAGGTCAGCAGGCCATTGTTTCGGTTCCATCAGGTAAGGTTGTCAGTGGCGACTTTATCGAACTCAGGGATATACAAGCTATTGGTGGGGCTGTTTTTTATGCAGGCAATTTCAGCTCGGACATTTCCAA
This DNA window, taken from Bacteroidales bacterium, encodes the following:
- a CDS encoding gliding motility-associated C-terminal domain-containing protein, whose protein sequence is MIFMVIHVSTSADDYYWVGGSGLWSDINHWATASGGSVLHNQAPTAANNVIFDQNSFTSDNNLVIINLKNAVCNDMTWLGVTNSPKLSGTDTTSLRIYGSLQLAEGMIFDYQQTIYFESVTGGQTIITAGHTLQCNLIFQGVGGGWTLLDEFRSINDVTLTHGTLSTAGNKVTCSIFSSNSNEPRAIFLGTSEVNVQSWQINGNNLQLEADQSNFMVGNMLTNQDGGRLVYNHVNFYGSTASLVNSNVKGVFKNVSFESGSVTGDVVIDSLVFSATANISGNDSILYLKINGAGLIADGASVIQYLECEGFCTINGNHQIDTLLIAGAAEINGSNTIGLATLNDVATIRGDNQIHHLSVTGQGFISGENSVYWALLNGNSYIGGNNVFDTLNFTPGRTYTLGIKSVLTINQEFNATGTCYEPIRMLSDTNGVQSTIVKHNGSFESGYLSLRDLNAGGSVPFLATNSVDLGNNTNWTIETTSGKDLYWVNGSGAWSDPDHWDVVSGGAGGYCPPTEIDNAFFDQNSFSEPDQTVTIDLISAVCKDMSWENAGFNPTLAGADTNRLFIYGSLYFRQAMENDFGGMVFFEAEEPGQEIVSSDQSFLNHVWFSGRGGNWSLMDDFNSSQYIFFQQGGINTLGNTVNCFTFSSTDTTTRYLNLSTSTVKLYGSLTDVWLLNGNNLSFFGDSSLIQSQFHSGNIATFNAETNRPVYNNIEFFGGSSTLKNINANCIYNTVKFYSDFGTVIGDCKIDSVTFYMAYGVLNDSDTIGTAIFHGTDAWVKGGSHVIDIAYFYKDATVTGTNTIDTALFYRNAWIEGENLIDTTIVYNQATIHDKNTFRTATLLGEGHIFGTNTFTDLTLTKANAYYFEHDQTQTIVDHLNVKGGCTGLISLQSDENTKQATLHKVNGGVTGDYLLLRDMKATGNNLPFIASNSVDLGNNEGWEITSGDPKDLYWVNGTGYWSDSLHWSGTSGGDGGYCIPTPIDNVFFDQNSFVTPQDTVILNQINATCHNMSWTGATGEPVLRGTDTLNLRIYGSLTLTENLQNKFFGPIFFEATLPDKTVESKDVQMIGEAVFQGIGGGWTLLDDFTSINNVDLKHGSLDINQKQLKCRSFTSDYIFPRQLDVSEATVILTGNNLDAWHLRTNNLQFIGDQSIIISEGNNGLLRTEGGGRLNYDQVILKGSTSRIYNVNTKVSYNAAIFEQMGSVHGDCNIDSLVFGGSGSVYDSDSINYARFFGPDGNIIGGQHVINTLIFDANGSISGNNSIDTTIIHGRGNISGTNKINKTLIVGGKATIAGENDFGQTVLLSNGDISGANQFESLKLTPGNLYELEENISQTITDQFQIRGNNCFPITMRSKLQGQQAIVSVPSGKVVSGDFIELRDIQAIGGAVFYAGNFSSDISNNSGWIFSNAPGYIYGFAADTTICEADNTFIGTQNFNPDSNTAFLWHDGSTGETYPVNPTDTIAWVKVTYADGCFYSDTIRINRSPSPFVDMGFDITLCSADTLFPFQQSESVDYLWDDGTTNPYQVVSASGNYGVTVTNEFGCTAYDEIWVTVIPVPEVYLGADTTMRAGDMVFLDAGNPDALFLWSTGEITQTITGFANHTYWVQVVKDGCMASDTIFIGEFPPCTLAVPTAFSPNSDGINDVLFVRGDNFIEFELLIFNRWGQLVFQTKDITRGWDGTFQGIGQAVDAYNYILRGQCVDGQFTSGKGTITLLR